A stretch of the Paenibacillus dendritiformis genome encodes the following:
- a CDS encoding DUF1116 domain-containing protein translates to MKFNTIDEANQAVIDKIAGGTPFLVDAVPARTVIPELEGKTLLHAGPPIAYQDMTGPMQGSCVGAALFEGWAKDEAEARAMLERGDIRFIPCHHVKAVGPMGGITSGNMPVFVVTNRSEGNEAYCIMNEGIGKVLRFGAYSEEVITRLRWMRDVLGPTLSRALKATEEGLNLNVMIAKAITMGDEFHQRNIAASLVFLKEISPYIVSLDMDKQEMQSVIKFLADTDQFFLNIMMAASKAVMDGARTIEAGTVVTAMCRNGRDFGIRISGMGDEWFTAPVNTPQGLFFTGYSQEDANPDIGDSAITETFGVGGMAMIAAPGVTRFVGAGGFHDALATSNEMVEISIDQNPNFTVPTWNFRGICLGIDARKVVETGITPVINTGIAHKEPGVGQIGAGTVRPPVECFEKALEAYAAKLGLL, encoded by the coding sequence ATGAAATTCAACACGATTGATGAAGCCAATCAGGCGGTCATTGACAAGATTGCCGGCGGCACGCCGTTCCTCGTCGATGCCGTGCCGGCCCGCACCGTCATTCCGGAACTGGAAGGCAAGACGCTGCTGCATGCGGGTCCGCCGATCGCTTACCAAGACATGACGGGACCGATGCAAGGCTCATGCGTAGGCGCCGCATTATTCGAAGGCTGGGCGAAGGACGAAGCCGAGGCCCGCGCCATGCTGGAACGGGGCGACATCCGCTTCATTCCATGCCACCATGTGAAGGCCGTCGGACCGATGGGAGGCATCACGTCCGGCAATATGCCGGTCTTCGTCGTCACTAACCGCTCCGAAGGCAATGAAGCGTACTGCATTATGAATGAAGGCATCGGCAAGGTGCTTCGCTTCGGCGCTTATTCGGAAGAGGTCATCACGCGCTTGAGATGGATGAGGGACGTGCTCGGCCCGACGCTGTCCCGGGCGCTGAAGGCGACGGAGGAAGGGTTGAATCTGAACGTGATGATCGCGAAGGCGATTACGATGGGCGACGAATTCCATCAGCGCAACATCGCCGCTTCGCTTGTCTTTTTGAAGGAAATCAGCCCTTATATCGTTAGTCTGGATATGGATAAGCAAGAGATGCAGAGCGTCATCAAATTTTTGGCGGATACGGATCAATTCTTCCTTAATATTATGATGGCCGCGTCCAAAGCGGTCATGGACGGGGCGCGCACAATCGAAGCCGGCACGGTGGTTACCGCGATGTGCCGGAACGGACGCGACTTCGGCATCCGCATCAGCGGCATGGGCGATGAATGGTTCACCGCGCCGGTCAACACGCCGCAGGGACTGTTCTTCACCGGTTACTCGCAAGAGGATGCCAACCCGGACATCGGCGACAGCGCGATTACGGAGACATTCGGCGTCGGGGGAATGGCCATGATTGCCGCTCCGGGCGTAACCCGCTTCGTCGGGGCAGGCGGATTCCACGACGCGTTGGCGACAAGCAACGAGATGGTCGAGATCTCCATCGACCAAAATCCGAACTTTACCGTTCCAACCTGGAACTTCCGGGGCATTTGCCTCGGCATCGATGCGAGAAAGGTCGTAGAAACCGGAATTACGCCTGTCATTAACACCGGGATCGCTCATAAGGAGCCGGGTGTCGGACAGATCGGAGCGGGAACGGTCCGTCCGCCAGTCGAATGCTTCGAGAAAGCGCTGGAAGCGTATGCGGCCAAGCTCGGACTTCTGTAA
- the arcC gene encoding carbamate kinase, which produces MSKRVVIAFGGNAILQPHQAATYENQLANVRNSSKRIADIVEAGYEVIITHGNGPQVGLILQQNEEAKEAVPPFPLDVCSAESQGFIGYMLDQCLKNELRKRGLPQQVVSVLTQTRVSPEDEAFLHPTKPIGVFYTEEEAQRLMRDKGWNMQEDAGRGWRRVVPSPQPQSIVEADTIMKLVASGAIVIGAGGGGIPVVQAPDGTLSGVEAVIDKDRSGLKLAQEANADIFMMVTDVKNVYIHYGKPEQKTLGHIRTEEAKQYVREGHFSSGSMGPKMEAAVAFAELGKHAIICSLDDAALALQGTTGTHISS; this is translated from the coding sequence ATGTCAAAACGAGTTGTGATCGCATTTGGGGGCAACGCTATCTTGCAGCCTCATCAAGCGGCAACGTATGAGAACCAGCTTGCCAATGTACGGAACAGCAGCAAGAGGATTGCCGATATCGTGGAAGCGGGCTACGAAGTCATTATTACGCACGGCAACGGCCCGCAGGTGGGATTGATTTTGCAGCAAAATGAAGAAGCGAAAGAGGCGGTCCCTCCATTTCCGTTGGACGTGTGCAGCGCGGAATCTCAGGGCTTCATTGGATATATGCTCGATCAATGTTTGAAAAACGAGCTGCGCAAGCGGGGCTTGCCGCAGCAGGTTGTCAGCGTGCTCACCCAGACGAGAGTGTCGCCGGAGGATGAAGCGTTCCTTCATCCGACGAAGCCGATCGGCGTCTTCTATACCGAGGAAGAAGCACAGCGATTGATGCGGGACAAAGGCTGGAACATGCAGGAAGACGCGGGCCGGGGGTGGAGACGCGTCGTGCCTTCGCCGCAGCCGCAGTCGATTGTCGAGGCGGACACGATTATGAAGCTCGTCGCCAGCGGGGCCATTGTCATTGGCGCCGGCGGCGGAGGAATTCCGGTCGTGCAAGCCCCGGACGGCACGCTTAGCGGGGTCGAAGCGGTCATTGACAAGGACCGCAGCGGTCTCAAATTGGCTCAGGAAGCGAACGCCGATATTTTTATGATGGTCACCGATGTGAAAAATGTCTATATTCATTACGGCAAGCCCGAGCAAAAGACGCTGGGGCATATCCGTACCGAGGAAGCGAAGCAATATGTGCGGGAAGGGCACTTCTCCAGCGGCAGCATGGGGCCGAAGATGGAAGCCGCCGTGGCGTTTGCGGAACTAGGCAAGCACGCCATCATCTGCTCCCTTGACGATGCCGCTCTGGCTCTTCAAGGAACGACGGGAACGCATATTTCCTCTTAA
- the fdrA gene encoding acyl-CoA synthetase FdrA gives MLHTIIKKNSYQDSVNLMLLTNHISALEGVKQASIMMGTPANKDIMSNSGLYTDELEQAGANDMCIVIDAEEQSNLDEILAAVDGFLSDQSVSSASSSLESVRSWERALKENPGANLAIISVPGQYAAAEADKALDYGLHAFIFSDNVSVEDELKLKQKAHDKGLLVMGPDCGTGILSGVPLAFANRVKAGNIGVVGASGTGIQEVTTLIDRMGGGISHAIGTGGRDLSETVGAITMLDGIRGLEHNDQTEVIVIVSKPPAKAVRDQVVRQLQGLSKPAVALFLGEKPSAHEGNVYQAYTLEEAARIAVDLAKGAAVQPLYSVPIEVPEMDLQPGQTSIQGLYAGGTLAAEAAMLIADALKLKDGLIHEDGYVFKSNGHAIVDLGDDMYTQGKPHPMIDPATRLQHIEKAAQDPATAVILFDVVLGYGGHDDMASVLAPAIAKATAKAKAEGRNLYFVGALCGTQQDPQSYAEQKRKFEEAGVLVKESNNQAVRTVLAMMKLSLEDAPKTRRLAAAVTPEAAPVSAPVAALLGGKPSVINVGLQKFTQAIIASGATAIQYDWRPVAGGSAKMQRVLKLLNEYRFTK, from the coding sequence ATGCTGCATACGATTATTAAAAAGAATTCGTATCAAGATTCCGTCAATTTAATGCTTCTGACAAATCATATTTCGGCGCTGGAAGGCGTCAAGCAAGCATCGATCATGATGGGGACGCCGGCCAACAAGGACATTATGAGCAATTCCGGCTTATATACGGATGAACTGGAGCAGGCCGGAGCCAACGACATGTGCATCGTCATCGATGCCGAGGAGCAGAGCAACCTGGATGAAATCCTCGCTGCCGTCGACGGCTTTTTAAGCGACCAATCGGTTAGCTCCGCTTCGTCCTCGCTCGAGAGCGTACGCTCGTGGGAACGTGCATTGAAGGAGAACCCGGGCGCCAATCTGGCCATTATTTCGGTACCGGGCCAGTACGCGGCGGCGGAAGCGGACAAGGCGCTGGATTACGGGCTGCACGCGTTTATTTTCAGCGACAATGTCTCTGTGGAAGATGAACTTAAGCTGAAGCAGAAGGCGCATGACAAAGGGCTGCTCGTGATGGGTCCGGATTGCGGCACGGGGATATTGTCGGGGGTTCCGTTGGCCTTCGCGAACCGCGTCAAGGCAGGCAATATCGGCGTCGTCGGCGCCTCGGGGACGGGCATCCAAGAGGTGACCACGCTGATCGACCGGATGGGCGGCGGGATCAGCCACGCGATCGGAACCGGAGGCCGCGACCTCTCGGAGACGGTCGGGGCGATTACGATGCTGGACGGCATCCGCGGACTGGAGCACAACGACCAGACCGAGGTGATCGTCATCGTATCCAAGCCGCCGGCAAAGGCGGTGCGCGATCAGGTCGTGCGCCAACTGCAAGGGCTGTCGAAGCCTGCGGTGGCCCTTTTCCTGGGAGAGAAGCCGTCTGCGCATGAAGGCAACGTCTATCAGGCCTATACGTTGGAGGAAGCGGCCAGAATTGCGGTTGACCTCGCCAAAGGCGCCGCTGTGCAGCCGCTGTACAGCGTGCCGATCGAGGTGCCGGAGATGGATTTGCAGCCGGGGCAAACCTCGATTCAGGGCCTGTATGCCGGCGGCACGTTAGCCGCAGAAGCAGCCATGCTCATCGCGGATGCGCTCAAATTGAAGGACGGCCTCATTCATGAAGACGGTTACGTTTTCAAATCGAACGGTCATGCCATAGTCGATTTGGGCGATGACATGTATACCCAGGGCAAGCCGCATCCGATGATCGATCCGGCTACCCGGCTTCAGCATATCGAGAAAGCGGCGCAGGATCCGGCGACGGCGGTCATTCTGTTCGACGTCGTGCTTGGATACGGCGGCCATGATGATATGGCGAGCGTGCTGGCGCCGGCGATTGCGAAGGCAACGGCTAAGGCGAAGGCGGAAGGGCGCAATCTCTATTTTGTAGGCGCCCTGTGCGGAACGCAGCAGGATCCGCAGTCTTATGCGGAGCAGAAGCGCAAGTTCGAAGAGGCGGGCGTGCTGGTGAAGGAGAGCAATAATCAAGCGGTTCGCACGGTCCTGGCGATGATGAAGCTCAGCCTGGAGGACGCGCCGAAGACCCGCCGTCTGGCGGCAGCGGTCACGCCGGAAGCGGCTCCTGTGTCCGCGCCTGTCGCAGCGCTGCTTGGCGGGAAGCCATCCGTCATCAATGTAGGGCTGCAGAAGTTCACGCAGGCTATCATCGCGAGCGGCGCCACGGCGATTCAATATGATTGGCGGCCGGTTGCGGGCGGAAGCGCGAAGATGCAGCGCGTATTGAAGCTCTTGAACGAGTACCGTTTTACGAAATAA
- a CDS encoding ABC transporter substrate-binding protein, translating into MDMKSWLRPLMAGVLAISLTACSSGEGAGTAAEVKAPPAGLKEDTTLVTIQYWHAHAEAQLEGLNAQIAAFQKKYPHITVEPVYQGGYGDLHKKLQAAVAANDVPDVTNVEVASLPNFAEGGVFADLTPWIERDKVDLDDFASGMLKAYAYQGKQYGFPLIVSTSVFIYNKTLLDELGVEPPQTWGEIDAFNAKAAKRDNGKTTRYAFSVPGWDTWYYDPWLINGGGHILSEDGSEAAVQTPESLRYAENFHRWLKEGVVHMGYGKGASDNMRQMFLGGEIAMVQHTSAMLKMYRENASFEVGVSFLPGDQVRTSNIGGAGIVMMDGIKDDKKREAAWKFIEFMTSAEQNIAWAESVGYLPTRKSAIASEEGQAYFSRWPQYKAVFDHFDNVTPRLQHPAYPEFSEVYKEVIGEMILNGADPAPLMKEAAAKINDILGEHE; encoded by the coding sequence ATGGATATGAAATCATGGCTGCGGCCGCTTATGGCCGGCGTGCTAGCTATCAGCCTGACAGCGTGCTCCAGCGGAGAAGGAGCAGGAACCGCGGCGGAGGTGAAGGCGCCGCCTGCCGGCTTAAAAGAAGATACGACACTGGTAACCATTCAATACTGGCACGCTCATGCGGAAGCCCAGCTCGAAGGCTTGAACGCGCAGATCGCGGCGTTCCAGAAGAAATATCCGCATATTACGGTCGAACCCGTATATCAGGGAGGATATGGGGATCTACATAAAAAACTGCAGGCGGCGGTCGCGGCCAATGACGTTCCCGACGTGACCAACGTGGAGGTCGCTTCGCTGCCGAACTTCGCCGAAGGCGGCGTGTTCGCCGATCTGACGCCTTGGATCGAGCGGGACAAGGTCGATCTGGACGATTTCGCCTCCGGGATGCTGAAGGCGTATGCTTACCAAGGGAAGCAGTACGGCTTCCCGCTGATTGTCAGCACGAGCGTATTCATCTATAACAAGACGCTGCTCGATGAACTGGGCGTAGAGCCGCCGCAGACATGGGGCGAGATCGACGCCTTCAATGCGAAGGCCGCCAAGCGGGACAACGGCAAGACAACCCGCTATGCCTTCTCGGTCCCGGGCTGGGATACCTGGTATTATGATCCGTGGCTCATCAATGGCGGCGGCCATATCCTGTCCGAAGACGGAAGCGAAGCCGCGGTGCAGACGCCGGAATCGCTCCGGTATGCGGAGAATTTCCACCGCTGGCTGAAGGAAGGCGTCGTCCACATGGGCTACGGCAAAGGCGCGTCCGACAATATGCGCCAGATGTTCCTCGGAGGCGAGATCGCCATGGTGCAGCATACGTCGGCCATGCTGAAGATGTACCGCGAGAATGCCAGCTTCGAGGTCGGCGTGTCCTTCCTGCCGGGAGATCAGGTGCGCACCTCGAATATCGGAGGCGCCGGCATCGTCATGATGGACGGGATCAAGGATGACAAGAAGCGGGAAGCCGCCTGGAAATTCATTGAGTTCATGACCTCGGCCGAACAGAATATTGCTTGGGCGGAATCGGTCGGATATTTGCCGACGCGGAAATCAGCTATCGCCTCGGAGGAAGGACAAGCTTACTTTTCCCGATGGCCGCAGTACAAGGCGGTGTTCGATCATTTCGATAACGTGACTCCGCGCCTGCAGCATCCGGCTTATCCGGAATTCAGCGAGGTGTACAAAGAAGTGATTGGCGAAATGATTTTGAACGGAGCGGATCCGGCGCCGTTGATGAAGGAAGCCGCGGCCAAAATCAATGATATCTTGGGGGAGCATGAGTGA
- a CDS encoding carbohydrate ABC transporter permease, which yields MGMRDDRLARSLAAGQEAAQAAPSRLRRSRRQRRESWKDLSFAMPALGFLAVFLYYPLLNSIYISMTNWNMTRPAKKFVGANNYAWLLNNEDFYHSLKVTLLYTVMDVAGTLGIGLLLALLFNVASSRLFGFMRGIVFMPHYISMVVAAMVFTWIYNGQYGMLNSLLNAFGFDSVGWLVDPSTALPALVAVSVWKGVGFAMILFIAGIRGIPMEYYEAAAIDGADRVRQFWHITLPLLSPMTLFLLITTFISSMQVFQSIDIMTNGGPLKATNALVYWIYTMAFVDFKTGRAMALVMVMFVIILALALLQWWASRKKVHYEG from the coding sequence ATGGGCATGCGGGATGATAGGTTAGCCCGTTCGCTTGCCGCGGGGCAGGAGGCGGCGCAGGCCGCCCCGTCTCGCTTGCGGCGGAGCCGAAGACAACGGCGGGAGAGCTGGAAGGACCTGTCCTTTGCGATGCCGGCGCTCGGATTTCTGGCGGTCTTCTTGTATTACCCTCTGCTGAATTCCATCTATATCAGCATGACGAACTGGAACATGACGCGTCCGGCCAAGAAATTCGTGGGCGCCAACAATTATGCATGGCTGTTGAACAATGAAGACTTCTATCATTCGCTCAAGGTCACGTTGCTTTATACGGTGATGGACGTCGCCGGCACGCTTGGCATCGGGCTATTGCTCGCCCTGCTCTTCAACGTCGCGTCTTCGCGCCTGTTCGGCTTCATGCGGGGGATTGTGTTTATGCCGCATTATATTTCAATGGTTGTCGCGGCGATGGTCTTCACATGGATTTACAACGGGCAGTATGGCATGCTGAACAGCCTCTTGAATGCGTTCGGCTTCGATTCGGTCGGGTGGCTGGTCGATCCGTCCACGGCGCTGCCGGCGCTGGTCGCCGTCTCCGTCTGGAAAGGAGTCGGCTTCGCCATGATTCTGTTCATCGCGGGGATACGCGGCATCCCGATGGAGTACTATGAGGCGGCCGCCATTGATGGCGCGGACCGGGTGCGGCAGTTCTGGCATATTACGCTGCCGCTGCTGTCTCCGATGACGCTGTTCCTGCTCATTACAACGTTCATTTCGTCGATGCAGGTCTTCCAATCCATCGATATTATGACGAACGGAGGGCCGTTGAAGGCGACCAATGCGCTCGTCTATTGGATTTATACGATGGCGTTCGTCGACTTCAAGACGGGACGGGCGATGGCGCTCGTCATGGTGATGTTCGTCATTATTTTGGCGCTCGCCCTGCTGCAATGGTGGGCGAGCCGGAAGAAGGTGCACTATGAGGGATAA
- the allD gene encoding ureidoglycolate dehydrogenase — translation MRVSKQKLHELIRTKLSRAGLTTAHADVVAEVLVHADVRGVHSHGAMRVEYYAERIAKGGTNVNPSFDFKKTGPCSAVFDGDNGAGHVAAKLAMAEAVNIAKEHGVAVVGVRRIGHSGSLSYYVQQAAREGLIGISVCQSDPMVVPFGGAEPYYGTNPIAFAAPGEGNALMTFDMATTVQAWGKILHARSKHEAIPETWAVDERGVPTTDPFQVNALLPIAGPKGYGLMMMVDVLSGILLGLPFGSQVSSMYHDLTEGRNLGQLHIVIDPSFFTDLETFRRNISKTMSDLNGIKPAPGFEKVLYPGQNYDLIEQENEANGIEIVDEIYDYLVSDVIHNNAYDHKDPFAK, via the coding sequence ATGAGAGTAAGCAAACAGAAACTGCATGAGCTGATACGGACAAAATTGTCCCGGGCCGGGCTAACGACCGCGCATGCGGATGTGGTGGCGGAAGTGCTCGTTCATGCCGATGTCCGCGGGGTTCACTCGCATGGCGCCATGCGGGTCGAATATTATGCGGAGCGGATTGCCAAAGGCGGGACGAACGTAAATCCAAGCTTCGATTTCAAGAAGACAGGGCCATGCTCCGCCGTGTTCGACGGCGATAACGGAGCGGGCCATGTCGCGGCCAAGCTGGCGATGGCGGAGGCCGTCAATATCGCGAAGGAGCATGGCGTCGCTGTCGTCGGGGTACGGCGAATCGGACATAGCGGCTCCCTCTCCTATTATGTGCAGCAAGCGGCGCGGGAAGGGCTGATCGGCATTTCGGTCTGCCAGTCCGATCCGATGGTCGTGCCATTCGGCGGGGCCGAACCTTACTATGGCACGAACCCGATTGCTTTCGCCGCGCCCGGGGAAGGGAATGCGCTCATGACCTTCGATATGGCAACGACCGTTCAGGCTTGGGGGAAAATTTTGCACGCCCGTTCCAAGCATGAGGCGATTCCGGAGACGTGGGCCGTCGATGAACGGGGCGTGCCGACGACCGATCCGTTCCAGGTGAACGCGCTGCTTCCGATTGCCGGACCGAAAGGGTACGGCTTGATGATGATGGTCGATGTGCTGTCCGGGATTTTGCTCGGACTGCCGTTCGGGAGCCAGGTCAGTTCCATGTATCATGATCTGACGGAAGGCCGGAATTTGGGCCAGCTTCATATCGTAATCGATCCGTCCTTCTTTACCGATTTGGAGACGTTCCGGCGCAATATATCGAAGACGATGAGCGATCTGAACGGCATCAAGCCGGCGCCGGGCTTCGAGAAGGTGCTGTATCCGGGTCAGAATTATGACTTGATTGAACAGGAGAATGAAGCGAACGGCATCGAGATCGTGGACGAAATCTATGACTATCTCGTATCCGATGTCATTCATAACAATGCGTACGACCATAAAGATCCGTTTGCGAAGTGA
- the allE gene encoding (S)-ureidoglycine aminohydrolase yields the protein MGYPKDLLSSRSIIKRGNFALIPPEGLVKNIVPGFEQCDITILASPRLGAKFVDYVVTMHEGGKNVRGFGEAGVETFVYCMEGRVKASADDQSFSLQEGGYLYCPPGVKLYLENEQAEDTRLFLYKQKYAPLEGSALPWVVSGNVHELEAVDYDDMANVKLKDLLPTDLAFDMNFHILSFEPGGCHPFVETHYQEHGAIMLSGEGVYNLDNEWIPIKKGDYLYMGPYVPQATYAVGREPFAYLYSKDCNRDATL from the coding sequence ATGGGTTATCCAAAAGATCTGTTGTCGAGCCGTTCCATCATCAAGCGCGGCAATTTTGCCTTAATTCCGCCGGAGGGATTGGTCAAAAATATCGTTCCTGGCTTTGAGCAATGCGATATCACGATTCTGGCATCGCCGCGGCTTGGCGCCAAATTCGTCGATTATGTCGTGACGATGCACGAGGGCGGGAAGAATGTCCGGGGCTTCGGCGAAGCGGGCGTGGAAACGTTCGTGTACTGCATGGAAGGACGAGTGAAGGCTTCCGCGGACGATCAATCGTTCTCGCTCCAGGAAGGCGGCTACCTGTATTGCCCGCCGGGCGTGAAGCTGTACTTGGAGAACGAGCAGGCCGAGGATACGCGACTGTTCCTGTACAAGCAGAAATATGCGCCGCTCGAGGGAAGCGCTCTTCCCTGGGTCGTATCGGGGAATGTGCATGAGCTGGAAGCGGTGGATTATGATGACATGGCGAACGTCAAGCTGAAGGATTTGCTGCCAACCGATCTTGCCTTCGATATGAACTTTCATATTTTGTCGTTCGAGCCAGGCGGCTGCCATCCGTTCGTAGAGACGCACTATCAGGAGCATGGCGCGATTATGCTCTCTGGCGAAGGCGTCTACAATCTGGACAATGAATGGATTCCGATCAAAAAAGGGGATTATCTCTATATGGGGCCTTACGTGCCGCAAGCGACCTACGCAGTAGGCAGAGAGCCGTTCGCCTACTTGTATTCCAAGGATTGCAACCGGGACGCTACCCTGTAG
- a CDS encoding NifU family protein, with translation MSEQTQNSMYDEVLEVLDKLRPFLQRDGGDVELVDVEDGIVKLRLMGACGSCPSSTITLKAGIERALVEEVEGITEVVQVF, from the coding sequence ATGAGTGAACAAACACAGAACAGCATGTACGACGAAGTGCTGGAAGTGCTCGATAAACTGCGTCCGTTCCTGCAGCGTGACGGCGGGGATGTCGAATTGGTCGATGTCGAGGACGGTATCGTCAAATTGCGCCTGATGGGCGCATGCGGCAGCTGCCCAAGCTCCACAATTACCCTCAAAGCGGGGATTGAACGCGCATTGGTAGAAGAAGTGGAAGGCATTACGGAAGTCGTTCAAGTATTCTAA
- a CDS encoding YuzB family protein produces the protein MRPIIEICVNNMHQGMEQLMKRLADLPDVDVIEYGCLGNCGECFLFPYAYVNGEIVAAETAERLYHVIMEKVKEIEAWEQPDAD, from the coding sequence ATGCGTCCGATCATAGAAATATGCGTGAATAACATGCATCAGGGAATGGAACAGTTAATGAAGCGGCTCGCCGATCTTCCGGATGTCGATGTGATCGAATACGGCTGCCTCGGCAATTGCGGAGAATGCTTCCTGTTCCCATATGCGTATGTGAACGGAGAGATTGTGGCTGCGGAGACCGCGGAGCGGTTATATCATGTAATAATGGAGAAAGTTAAGGAAATAGAAGCATGGGAGCAGCCGGACGCCGATTGA
- a CDS encoding carbohydrate ABC transporter permease: protein MRDNRMAGQRNRKMVHASRLALAVIVTALLFFPVYWLIVSSLKTQQEMRLAVPTFWPHTFSWSNYAEAFRIIPYARFFGNTLLMSAGIVVLQLNVALLAAYAFAKGSFRGKEALFFLVLAAMIVPDQVTFVPVYVMMSKLNWLDTFWALIVPHGASAYGIFLLRQAFKSVNNDVLEAARVDGGGRLTLLYRILLPMTMPTVVTLAVLQFISAWNSYFWPLIMTNSNDMRVLTVGISMLRDSIAGDEAMYFHIIMAASVMAIVPIIILFTFMQKHIVSAMANSTFK, encoded by the coding sequence ATGAGGGATAACCGCATGGCGGGCCAACGGAACAGGAAGATGGTGCACGCTAGCCGCCTCGCGTTGGCGGTCATCGTCACCGCTCTGCTGTTCTTCCCGGTCTATTGGCTTATCGTCAGCTCGCTGAAGACGCAGCAGGAGATGAGGCTGGCGGTGCCGACCTTCTGGCCGCACACCTTCTCCTGGAGCAACTATGCCGAGGCGTTCCGGATCATTCCTTATGCACGCTTCTTCGGCAATACGCTTCTCATGTCCGCAGGCATCGTCGTGCTCCAGCTGAATGTGGCTCTGCTGGCCGCGTATGCGTTCGCCAAGGGCAGCTTCCGCGGCAAGGAAGCGTTATTCTTCCTGGTGCTGGCGGCCATGATCGTGCCGGATCAGGTGACGTTCGTGCCCGTCTATGTCATGATGTCGAAGCTGAACTGGCTGGATACGTTCTGGGCGTTGATTGTTCCGCACGGGGCGTCCGCTTACGGCATTTTCCTGCTCCGGCAAGCATTCAAATCGGTCAACAACGATGTGTTGGAAGCGGCGCGGGTCGATGGAGGGGGGCGGCTGACGCTGCTGTACCGGATCCTGCTGCCGATGACGATGCCTACCGTCGTGACCCTGGCGGTGCTGCAATTCATTAGCGCCTGGAATTCTTATTTCTGGCCGCTTATCATGACCAATTCGAACGATATGCGCGTGCTTACCGTCGGCATCAGCATGCTGCGCGATTCGATTGCCGGCGATGAAGCGATGTACTTCCATATCATTATGGCCGCCAGCGTCATGGCGATTGTGCCGATTATCATTCTGTTCACGTTCATGCAGAAGCATATCGTCTCCGCGATGGCCAACTCGACCTTCAAATAG
- a CDS encoding DUF2877 domain-containing protein, translating into MDARLGALLARRQTGRVHSIFGNGINLSMGDALIFVGTTKNGRLPFGIHMGPESVSRLRRHVRLDDTVVAEGADTIRFLHPAGPLTLDLAQAVSFKYEIRSDRYHSVRDLFHVNEFLQTCLAWGVPTGLGVEWDRFLANDYRPDEPPYAVVRQAEQLLDALQTGEVEAAGALMRYFLGRGPGLTPSGDDFLVGVLAVHKLTGAFHDACVAALRHMAEREAITTDVSRAYLLHALQGRFSDKVARVINGMVLESRGDAASLTDDVEQMLQTGHSSGIDTAFGIASAIMALRRYERTCQNEL; encoded by the coding sequence ATGGACGCCCGCCTTGGGGCGCTCCTCGCCCGGAGGCAGACGGGCCGCGTCCACAGCATCTTCGGGAACGGAATCAACCTCTCGATGGGTGACGCGTTGATATTTGTCGGCACCACGAAGAACGGCAGGCTCCCCTTCGGCATCCATATGGGGCCGGAGAGCGTCAGCAGGCTGCGCCGCCATGTCCGGCTCGATGACACCGTCGTGGCTGAGGGGGCGGACACGATTCGCTTTCTCCATCCGGCCGGTCCGCTCACGCTTGATCTGGCGCAGGCCGTCTCATTCAAGTATGAAATCCGATCGGATCGGTATCATTCTGTTCGTGATTTGTTTCACGTAAATGAGTTTTTGCAAACCTGTCTCGCCTGGGGCGTGCCGACCGGACTCGGCGTGGAATGGGACCGCTTTCTCGCGAATGATTATCGGCCCGATGAGCCGCCGTACGCTGTAGTTCGGCAGGCGGAGCAGCTGCTTGACGCCCTGCAGACCGGCGAGGTTGAGGCGGCCGGGGCGCTCATGCGCTATTTTCTCGGGCGCGGCCCGGGATTGACTCCGTCGGGAGATGACTTTCTCGTCGGGGTGCTGGCCGTCCACAAGCTAACGGGCGCATTTCATGACGCGTGCGTGGCTGCGTTGCGTCATATGGCGGAGAGAGAAGCCATTACGACCGACGTCAGCCGGGCGTATTTGCTCCATGCGCTGCAAGGCCGCTTCAGCGATAAGGTTGCCCGGGTGATCAACGGGATGGTGCTGGAGAGTAGGGGAGACGCGGCATCGCTCACTGACGACGTTGAGCAGATGCTTCAGACCGGACACAGCTCCGGAATCGATACGGCATTCGGGATCGCCAGTGCCATCATGGCCCTTAGGAGGTATGAAAGAACATGTCAAAACGAGTTGTGA